The genomic DNA TTTTGAGTATAAATTAACGTTACAACTCCCCTAGCCTAAGAGAATCTTTGTATATTAGATAATGATATTAAATGTGCTGTTATTAAAGGATATGCATTTTTATTACATATCTCTTCTTTTTTCTTTTTACTTAAATGTTTTAGTTTTTCTTCATTTACTATAAAAAATCCGTTTATATTATATTGCTCTTCTTTTGAGATTACTATATTTGCGTTTTTTTCTTCTAGCAAATTCCAATCTTCTAACTGTTTTATAAAAGAACTTGTTTCTAATGAGTCTTGATGGTAATGATTTAAAAATCCTAAGATATCATCTAAGTATTTACTATTATTACCTTTTTCATCGAACAAGTTTCTAGCATTATCTTTTTTTGCTTTTTCTTTATAATCTTTTTCTACACCTAATG from Poseidonibacter antarcticus includes the following:
- a CDS encoding SapC family protein, whose product is MYKNLEVIDKNIDKDVAIKNVKDYSFAKEQKNAPITTSEFYEACKDYPILFIKDINDQWMATVMLGYKENENVFVDKEGKWSKHKYVPAHMRRYPFIFATAKDSTTLTLGVEKDYKEKAKKDNARNLFDEKGNNSKYLDDILGFLNHYHQDSLETSSFIKQLEDWNLLEEKNANIVISKEEQYNINGFFIVNEEKLKHLSKKKKEEICNKNAYPLITAHLISLSNIQRFS